A single genomic interval of Lathyrus oleraceus cultivar Zhongwan6 chromosome 7, CAAS_Psat_ZW6_1.0, whole genome shotgun sequence harbors:
- the LOC127107311 gene encoding DEAD-box ATP-dependent RNA helicase 15-like, whose translation MDSNIIYCQICSFQPMEIYVDDEAKLTLHGLVQHYIKLKEEEKNRKLNDLLDALDFNQVVIFVKSVSRAAELDRLLIECNFPSICIHSGMSQEERLKRYRGFKEGHTRILVATDLVGRGIDIERVNIVINYDMPDSADTYLHRVGRAGRFGTKGLAITFVSCSTDVDVLNNVQSRFEIDIK comes from the exons ATGGACTCTAACATAATTTACTGTCAAATTTGTTCCTTTCAGCCTATGGAAATTTATGTTGACGATGAAGCCAAGTTAACCCTTCATGGACTTGTTCAG CACTACATCAAATTGAAAGAGGAGGAGAAAAACCGCAAattgaatgatcttcttgatgcCCTAGACTTCAACCAAGTTGTTATCTTTGTGAAAAGTGTTAGTAGAGCAGCTGAGCTGGACAGACTACTCATAGAATGCAATTTTCCATCTATATGCATTCACTCTGGCATGTCCCAGGAAGAAAG GTTAAAGCGTTATAGAGGTTTCAAGGAGGGGCATACAAGGATTCTTGTTGCTACAGATTTGGTTGGTAGAGGGATTGACATTGAACGTGTCAATATTGTTATAAACTATGACATGCCTGATTCTGCAGACACTTACTTGCACAGG GTTGGCCGTGCTGGAAGATTTGGTACCAAAGGCCTTGCAATCACATTCGTTTCATGTTCTACTGATGTTGATGTTCTCAACAAT GTTCAGTCAAGGTTTGAAATAGATATAAAGTAG
- the LOC127107310 gene encoding ribonuclease H2 subunit A-like has translation MGSEAMVPEWASEPCIMGIDEAERGPVLGPMVYGCLYCPLSYKKTLATLSFADSKTLKEEKREELFEALKGNDSIGWAVDVIDPKELSAKMLKKNKINLNEISHDSAMGLVDRVLKIGVLLTEVYIDTVGDPGKYEAKMSKNFPSIKFVVAKKADSLYPVVSGASIAAKVTRDRAVRDWVLDETADNIHRNFGSGYPADPATKSWLENHKHSIFGFPTLVRFSWGTCSTYFKSGAEVLWS, from the exons ATGGGATCCGAAGCTATGGTTCCAGAATGGGCATCGGAGCCTTGTATAATGGGAATCGACGAAGCCGAAAGAGGTCCCGTTCTTGGTCCTATGGTCTATGGCTGTTTATACTGTCCTCTCTCCTACAAGAAAACCCTAGCTACTTTGAGTTTCGCCG ATTCTAAGACTCTGAAGGAAGAGAAGAGGGAGGAATTATTTGAAGCTTTGAAAGGCAACGATTCTATTGGATGGGCTGTTGATGTCATTGATCCAAAGGAACTCTCTGCTAAAATGCTCAAGAA GAATAAGATAAACTTGAATGAGATATCACATGACTCTGCTATGGGCCTCGTTGATAGGGTCCTCAAAATCGGAGTGCTTCTAACCGAG GTTTATATTGATACGGTCGGAGATCCAGGGAAATATGAGGCAAAAATGTCTAAAAATTTCCCATCTATCAAATTTGTGGTTGCTAAGAAAGCTGATAGTCTTTATCCTGTTGTCAGTGGTGCAAGTATAGCTGCAAAG GTTACGAGGGACCGAGCTGTAAGAGATTGGGTGCTCGATGAGACTGCTGATAATATACACAGGAACTTTGGTTCTGGATATCCTGCAG ATCCCGCAACCAAGTCTTGGCTAGAAAATCACAAACATTCTATCTTCGGTTTTCCAACATTGGTTCGGTTTAGTTGGGGAACTTGCAGCACTTATTTTAAAAGTGGTGCTGAAGTTTTATG GTCTTAA